The proteins below come from a single Miscanthus floridulus cultivar M001 chromosome 1, ASM1932011v1, whole genome shotgun sequence genomic window:
- the LOC136500568 gene encoding F-box protein At5g49610-like produces MMAEAARAQPRQQGGWLDLPEDIMYDILLRLPPKAVVRCRAVCRSWLRLASDRSFLLAHHRRQPSLPLVYFILNDGRDPEVSESRLTVFDLRANELQTVVRFSRHGNGWMARDRERRLALHGSCDGVLLLSSDDHLFLCNPTTRHWGRLPPLHRDNTIAGLYSHRISDDYRVLYFRRHEDGNYYYYVMAAGTRKQRLVSRQVSPVHSSWHTWFARHTPPVLLHGNLHWPPVSSRPESIAVFDTVAEVFRLMPSPAVNVNNQLVSNVKLLDMEGVLAMSSSWSETFGDDGPSRVDLWFLEDYKSNVWVCKYRIELPVEDISRFLGLLDLWTAVVVSHEGDVLVDLMNRLLGYDREGNSVANLPCDCSLLEIGPHMLKRSLVPHASLGMKNHSPNKPPFL; encoded by the coding sequence ATGATGGCCGAGGCAGCGAGAGCGCAGCCGCGGCAGCAGGGCGGTTGGCTGGATCTACCTGAAGACATCATGTACgacatcctcctccgcctgccccCGAAGGCCGTCGTCCGCTGCCGCGCCGTCTGCAGGtcctggctccgcctcgcctccgACCGCAGCTTCCTTCTcgcccaccaccgccgccagCCCTCCCTGCCCCTCGTCTACTTCATCCTCAACGACGGCCGCGACCCAGAGGTCAGCGAGTCCCGGCTCACGGTCTTCGACCTCCGCGCCAACGAGTTGCAGACTGTCGTCAGATTCTCCCGCCACGGCAATGGGTGGATGGCCCGTGACCGTGAGAGGAGGCTCGCTCTCCATGGCTCCTGCGACGGGGTCCTCCTCCTATCCTCCGACGACCACCTATTCCTCTGCAACCCGACCACGCGCCACTGGGGTCGCCTCCCACCCCTTCACCGCGACAACACCATCGCAGGACTTTACTCACACAGGATCTCGGACGACTACCGGGTGCTCTACTTCCGGCGCCACGAAGATGGAAATTACTACTACTACGTCATGGCGGCCGGCACCAGGAAGCAGAGGCTGGTCAGTCGTCAGGTATCCCCAGTACACTCCTCATGGCACACCTGGTTTGCGCGGCACACACCGCCCGTCCTCCTCCATGGCAACCTTCACTGGCCCCCTGTCTCGTCAAGACCCGAGTCCATAGCCGTCTTCGACACGGTCGCCGAAGTGTTCCGGTTGATGCCTTCTCCTGCCGTCAACGTGAACAACCAGCTTGTCTCAAATGTGAAGCTGCTTGACATGGAGGGTGTTCTTGCCATGTCAAGTAGCTGGAGCGAGACTTTCGGGGATGACGGGCCCTCAAGGGTTGATCTGTGGTTTCTGGAGGACTACAAATCCAATGTTTGGGTCTGCAAGTACCGCATTGAATTGCCGGTGGAAGATATCAGCCGTTTCCTTGGATTGCTCGATTTGTGGACTGCTGTTGTGGTGTCCCATGAGGGAGATGTGCTGGTTGATCTCATGAATCGCCTGCTGGGATATGACAGGGAGGGCAATTCAGTGGCAAATTTGCCGTGTGATTGCAGCTTGCTAGAGATTGGTCCACATATGCTTAAGCGGAGCCTTGTTCCTCATGCTTCGCTTGGGATGAAGAACCATAGTCCCAACAAACCACCTTTCCTCTGA